In Megalops cyprinoides isolate fMegCyp1 chromosome 8, fMegCyp1.pri, whole genome shotgun sequence, the genomic stretch TGTACTCTACTAATGATCAGTGTGTACTTAACTGATGATGGATGTATACTCTCCTAGTGATGAATGCATACTCTACTAACAATGGATGTGCACTCTCCTTAAGCTTTCCTATAGCTCCTGTAAACTTTTTCTTGAAATACTGCAGTGTCACCAAAGATATTCTGTATAGTATCCAGATATACAACTCATGTGTTCCTCCTGTGCTCTCGTGCTCAGCAAGTTCCTATTGGTGAATGGAATTTCTAGTGCTCTCCGCATTGGCACACAGCCCTTTGTGAATTCATAATGAACCAGCAAATTAGAATGCTTTCAGTCTGAACAACTGTAGGCAGAATTTTATTGTAGGAACAAAAGTAGGCAGCTGAATATCTGCTTGCTAAATAGAACGTCTCTGGTCTGAGGGGCTTTGCTGACGCACCTGCTTTCAGAAGCACGATCTGGTCGTTCTGACACAGCTCCATGAAGCCGTCAATGCGCTTGGCGAACTCCACGACGTACTGAATGGCCTCTGTGATTTTGATGGCGCACAGCTGCCACATGACTTCCCTCGGCTGGGAAaagaaagcagaggagagaggccaCAGAGGGCGACTTGTTAGCACAGCGTTGATGAAGCAGTGATGTGAATCCTGTGGGCCCGATTTGGGGAGAAAGCTCGCCGGCCGTTGGTGGGATGCACAGGTCCGGTACCTTGTTCTGGTagctctccatctcctcctgtaGGAAGGCCTGCCAGGTCATCTGTTGGAGTTCCTCTCTCAGGTACTGACATGTCTCCATGTGGGACTTGGAGATGTTCTGAGCCAGATGTTCTACAATGGCAACAACAGAAGCAGCAATGGCTGGACATGAGTAGtaactgggagagagagaatttacatagcacacacagcacaacgAAATGGTACGATCCATTTACCAGGAAGGTATAGACAATTGCGTGTTCCTTACTTCATTACTAGCAATTTCACCGGGAAGAGGgttgttgacattttttgttactGCCTCCAGGGGGCTAAGAGCTAAAGAgtcaatcaaaatcaaattgAGGGATAACAAAAACTGAAGATGATGGGGGAGCACAGCATTCGTCTTGGAAACAAAGGTCATATTGcttcgattaaaaaaaaacctacggtgcaaaaaatgtaatcttttttcAACGTGCATTTGTTAAGAGGAAAAGGGTTCCAACGCACAAGGgaacttaaaaaaatgatttcccCTGACGCGTGCCCTGCTGGATCCTGATTGGCCCTAATTAATGGAAACTAATTACGAAAAGGCGCTTTTAATGAGTCTTGGAGATGAGTTTCCAACCTCCTGCTATTTTAAGGCACCTTTTGTGTCATTTGCCCCCCGGTTGCGCTCttcccactcccaccccccctgccaaacacacactcacctagCTCTGCCATGGACACGGTGGGGGAGGTGTCCCCGTTGGTGAAGGAGCAGTAGGGGAAGAAGCCAGACCCCGGGGTGAAGTCGCAGATGGGCTCCGGCTTGATGCCGTTGATGTCCAGGCCGGATTGGTCCGGGGAGGGCTGGATGTCCAGGTAGAAGCTGCTGACGGCGGAGTCGGCCTTGCTGCCGTCGGGCGTGTGGCCCTCCATGTAGCCGCTGAGGTCCTCGTGCAGCTCGGTCAGTCCGTTGGCGGCCAGGCCATAGGTGGGCGTGAGCGGCTCGGCCTCGCCCGGCTGCTGCTGGTGGtcacgctgctgctgctgcagacgGTGCTTCTGCACTTCCGCGTACAGGCTGTCCCGCTGCTTCTTAGACATGCGCCCGAACTTCACCGctgcacagagcaaacacacgCATGAGAGACAAAACCTGGAACTAATCGGTGCTTACACTGCATCACACTTTGTTTAGACTACACTGCCCTGTTTCAGACTGACCAAACCCTGTATAGACTATTCAATTTCTGTTTAGACTGTCCCAAATCCTGTTTAAACTACTCCATCTCTGTTCAGACTGTGCCAAACCGAATGTAGACCACTCCATCTCTACTCACTCTCACCAAACCCTGTATAGACTACTTAATTTCTGTTTAGACTGTCCCAAATCCTGTTTAAACTACTCCATCTCTGTTTAGACTGTCCCAAATCCTGTTTAAACTACTCCATCTGTTTAGACTGTGCCAAACCGAATGTAGACCACTCCATCTCAACTCAGACTAACCAAACCCTGTGTAGACTACTTAATTTCTGTTTAGACTGTCCCAAATCCTGTTCAGACTACTCCATCTCTGTTTAGACTGTGCCGAACCCTGTTCAGACTAGTCTGTCTCTGTTTAGCCTACATCACCCTGTTTAGACTGCAATAGTCTCTGTTGAGACTACACCACACCCTGTATAGACTGCAACAACCTGTAACTACTCTATCCCTGGTTAGAATTCTCCATTGACTGCACCAATCCCACGCACTAATCCCTTTTTAGAGTGCACCAATTCCAGGTTACTGAACATCTCTGCTACTAATATATTCATCCCTGTTTAGACCGCTCCATCcctgattaaaatgcattaatccCTTTTAGAGGGCACCAGTTCCacttataaatatattttcagagaGCTGTTTTGGACACACTCAACCCTGTTTTACAGAACACAGTCTCTTCAGATTTCACCATTCCCTGTTAAAACTGCACCAATCCCGGTTTCTTAGAATCCCGGTGGTTAGAATACTGAATGTCACAACAGTTTCTCCTAGCCTGTGGGTGTAGGTACGTGATGGGGCGGGTCGGTTATGTGATTCTGAGGATACTGATGAGGCACAGGGCGTTGCGGGCTCAGATATAATGCAAGCTTTGCATATTTATAGCAGTTTACTTTGCCCGTCTTCACCTCtctgaatgagagaaagagatagagagtgCAGAGACATTCTATTAAGAATAAGAAACACAGCCTCTGACTCAACatgaaacaagacaaaaaaaaaaaaaaacctccccgCTAAGGTCTGTGCACAACAGACCTGATCCCGTGCTCAAAGTGACCAGTGACAGCCACTGcttccccacccccctttcaCCCCCCCAGGCAAAAGCATGGCCGGCGGTACATGTGCTGCCAGCCTTGAAGGATGGAGGGTACAGCAGGTGGAGCTCCACAGATGGAGGGCCGTGTGAGGAGTGGAGGCAGAGGTCACCTTGCCTGTCCTCATTGTGTGTGCGGGAGCAGCTGAAAGGCTCAGAAGGGCTGGCCTGATTACGGCTCCTGTCGCCGAGCCCTGCCGTCCTGCGCGGATGCAGAGCGCAGCCCCCGCCACTCCGCAGCCCACCGCCGTGGCTGGCGCCGCTCACCTGAGCTATGCCGTTAATGGAGCCTCCGCAGAGGCACGCTAATTACCCTCATCCTGTAAGGGCTACTTGCTGTCTGCCCGCCACCTTGAGTGGATTTCCATACCGTCCCATGACGCGCCCATGTCCAagacccaccccccccccccccctcttttttgcACACTCCTCTGAATGTACCGTCAGACTACAATCACGCCCACGACCCCCATGCATCTTTATACAAAGTTCCTACACACACCTGCGTAGAATACCAGTAGTATATAAAATTTTGGGACACATCCACGGTTTCCCCACTGTACGTAAAGTTCTGGCGTACGcccacagacccccccccccccccccccctgctgtgcACGATGTTTTGGGACATGCCCGCAGGCTGCCGCTGTACTTACCATCCCGGGACATGCCCACGGCCAGGCACTTCTGCAGCCGGCAGTGTTGGCAGCGGTTGCGGCTGGTGCGGTCGATCAGGCAGTTCTTCTGACGGGGACAGGAGTACGCCGCGTTGCTTTGCTGGCTTCTCCTGAAGAAGCCCTGAAGAGGGAAACGGGAATGGCACAGCCCACACACATGAGGAATGGTCTCCGTACGCAGCCAGTAAAGAATGGAAACCCCTCACACAACACAATGGAGTGGGCATACCATGCACTTCTCACACAATACTTTGGAGAAGCTATAATACACACATCCCCTCACACAACACAATGGAGAGAGTATATCAGAGACCACATGACGCAGGCATAATACCCATGTGTTTGACATGACACAATGAAGAGAATATCTATACCCCTCACACACCTCAATGTACCCCTTTTATGTGCTGTAATGCAGGTCATCTGTAAAATGTCATGCTAATGAATGTGGCAGTGAAATTTTTCAACCTTTGCATTTACAATCCGCTAACTCCTCTATACACTGCAAATTACATTCCAACTCCTCCAGCTGAACTAAGATCTATAGTGAATGCATCTGTAGTTGTCTTGATAGATAATCACAAGATATGCGTCCTGCTTACTTCCTGGCTATATGTATTCCGTACCGCAGGTTCCAATGCTCTATGAGGGCATCTGCCAGATTAATAAATGACCAATGATAAAGCACTGCTTTATCtacacgaaaaaaaaaaaaagatgaaagaagcATCCAGGTTCTGGTGAATCTCTGCAGGCTAGCCCTCAGTGCCAGGAGTCGCTCCCAGCTCAGGGGGATGAGCATTAAACAGGAGGTGATGAGCAGTTTGAGGGAtggaggtgggggcaggggccTCTGttgtcctggggggggggggtacgggCCAGCATATGCTGCTGCAGCTTAGTGCATTCCCGCGGAGAacaggggaggtgggggggacgGTGTGCCGCGGTGAGGTCATCAATGTCGATTATCAGGGGCTGTGTCGCGGGGGGCGCCAAGGGCCGGGCCCACCGATTTGATGCCTCATCTTTTGACAATTTTCCTCTTAATGAATTGATTCTAGCACATCATTAACATACCCCCATTCCACCGTTCGATACACATATGTCTTAATTAGTTGCTCATTGGCTGTTTAATTACAAGAAAACAGCTGACAGCTGCCAAGTTGCTTTCTAATGGCTGCCATTATGAAAGTGGGGTATAACTGTTGGTGACAAGCAGGGCTTTTTCATAATGCCGTGATTTATGGTCCAAACTGGTGTACTTGCACATATCATTAAATGCTTCTGTGCCTGAAGTAATTAGCAATCATTAAAGTTACATTTCAGCAGTTTCTTCCACAGCTTTTTCCCTTTGCTTAAACTCGCATCTTGAGGGAGCTGTTCGGTGTTTCTCAAGATGAACAACAAAGATACAGTCACACATCTGTGAACGCTTATGACCCACCAGGtgacaggaaaggaaaagaaggCACATGATAAGCAGAACTATCTATGTTTGAGTGTTTGAAATgtcataaatgtatttaaaaaaaacaaaaaaaccacacgGCAATAAATTGCAACAGCTCGGACCAATTCACAGCAGGTTGCCTTTCTGGCTAAAACTTTAAGAAGCAACAGTTgcctcactcagtcactcactcactcactgagtgACTCCACCAGAagtttcaccactagagggtaTGTCGCAGGTGCTGCACAGTGCCTGCTCAGATCTTAAGACTGTATTTAGAAACATTTTAGAAACAAACCCCTTCTTCTCTGGTAGTACTCTTAAGAACTGTCATCTTCACTGCAGCCCAGGTAGGCCTTTTTTTTGGCTAGTTTGATATTaacttcccaaaaaaaaaatttggttCAAGTGGAAGTAAGAATGAATAAAAcctaaaaaagacagaaaactgGGATGCTCTGCAAGGCAGTGCTTTTCTTTGCCTAAGTTTTGAACTGGCTTTCCTGCACATCCTGCTCTAACAGCTGGTACATTGTATGGCCTACTGGTGTACTTCAGACAACATCTATTCATCACTGGGCAGGTCAGAGACGGGTGACGATTCAAGTACTTTATTCAAAATGAGTTTGAGTATTTGTTCAAATTATCAACAGGGCTAACCGACAAGCAAGTGATAAATACAGCAATAGTGGATTTATGTAGATATGAAATGTTAAGGGATACAGTgaaaaatttatataaaatttataAATATCTGC encodes the following:
- the LOC118781764 gene encoding nuclear receptor ROR-alpha A, yielding MMYFVISAMKAQIEIIPCKICGDKSSGIHYGVITCEGCKGFFRRSQQSNAAYSCPRQKNCLIDRTSRNRCQHCRLQKCLAVGMSRDAVKFGRMSKKQRDSLYAEVQKHRLQQQQRDHQQQPGEAEPLTPTYGLAANGLTELHEDLSGYMEGHTPDGSKADSAVSSFYLDIQPSPDQSGLDINGIKPEPICDFTPGSGFFPYCSFTNGDTSPTVSMAELEHLAQNISKSHMETCQYLREELQQMTWQAFLQEEMESYQNKPREVMWQLCAIKITEAIQYVVEFAKRIDGFMELCQNDQIVLLKAGSLEVVFVRMCRAFDSQNNTVYFDGKYAGPDVFKSLGCDDLISSVFEFGKNLCSMHLSEDEIALFSAFVLMSADRSWLQEKVKVEKLQQKIQLALQHILQKNHREDGILTKLICKVSTLRALCSRHTEKLTAFKAIYPDIVRAHFPPLYKELFGSDFEQSMPVEG